A single Cyclopterus lumpus isolate fCycLum1 chromosome 1, fCycLum1.pri, whole genome shotgun sequence DNA region contains:
- the cdkn2a/b gene encoding cyclin-dependent kinase inhibitor 2A, which translates to MDMTLQDKLTTAAATGNTAEVEDLLRAGAQVDGENCFGRTPLQVMMMGSTPVARVLLNHGAAPNVRDRSTGTTPLHDAARAGFVDTVRLLVKCGADPQARDNTNYQPIDLARENGHVDVVVFLQCL; encoded by the exons ATGGACATGACTCTGCAGGATAAACTGACAACAGCCGCAGCGACGGGCAACACGGCTGAGGTGGAGGATCTCCTGCGGGCAGGAGCTCAAGTTGACGGGGAGAACTGTTTCGGACGAACCCCTCTCCAG gtgatgatgatgggcAGCACGCCGGTGGCTCGGGTGTTACTGAACCACGGAGCGGCTCCCAACGTGAGGGACCGGAGCACCGGGACCACGCCGCTGCATGACGCGGCCAGGGCGGGCTTTGTGGACACCGTGCGGCTGCTGGTGAAGTGCGGGGCTGACCCGCAGGCCAGAGACAATACGAACTATCAGCCCATCGATTTGGCCCGAGAGAACGGCCATGTGGATGTGGTGGTCTTTCTTCAGTGTCTGTGA